From Antennarius striatus isolate MH-2024 chromosome 14, ASM4005453v1, whole genome shotgun sequence, the proteins below share one genomic window:
- the LOC137607849 gene encoding gap junction beta-3 protein-like — MDWKFLQGLLSGVNKYSTAFGRIWLSVVFVFRVLVFVVAAERVWSDDQGHFDCNTRQPGCKNICYDYYFPISHIRLWALQLIFVTCPSFMVVLHVAYREERERKYQAKHGEGTRLYDNPGQKHGGLWWTYLISLFIKTTFEITFLYLLHYIYDSFKLPRKVQCDINPCPNLVDCYISRPTEKTVFTYFMVGASVVCVVLNICEIFYLIAARIANLKYRGTVHTSLRKVCPGMDSDGCKSSLKS; from the coding sequence ATGGATTGGAAGTTTCTACAGGGTCTTCTGAGCGGAGTCAACAAGTACTCCACTGCTTTTGGACGCATCTGGCTATCAGTGGTCTTCGTATTCCGGGTGTTGGTCTTTGTGGTGGCTGCAGAGAGAGTTTGGAGCGACGACCAGGGTCACTTTGATTGCAACACCCGGCAACCGGGATGCAAGAACATCTGTTATGATTACTACTTTCCCATCTCCCACATTCGCCTATGGGCTCTCCAGCTAATCTTCGTCACCTGCCCATCCTTCATGGTGGTGCTGCACGTGGCCTACAGAGAAGAGCGTGAGCGCAAGTACCAAGCCAAGCATGGAGAGGGCACACGACTGTATGACAACCCAGGCCAGAAGCATGGTGGCCTGTGGTGGACTTATCTAATTAGTTTGTTCATCAAGACCACCTTCGAGATCACTTTTCTTTACTTGCTCCACTACATATATGACAGCTTCAAGCTCCCCAGGAAGGTCCAATGTGATATAAACCCCTGTCCTAATTTAGTGGACTGCTACATATCCCGTCCCACTGAGAAGACTGTTTTCACCTATTTTATGGTGGGGGCATCCGTAGTGTGTGTGGTGCTCAACATCTGTGAGATTTTCTATCTGATTGCCGCCCGAATAGCGAATCTTAAATATCGTGGCACGGTTCATACATCATTGAGAAAGGTCTGCCCTGGTATGGACAGTGATGGCTGCAAATCTTCTCTTAAATCATAG